One Leptolyngbya sp. SIO1E4 genomic region harbors:
- a CDS encoding TonB-dependent siderophore receptor, whose protein sequence is MGCIRGVTGQTRLAKGARWVLMVALSGSGLGILAMSAQAETPSREGMAVSSHEDTLTVFPDYPVTSLSDDSPPDFTQYATTVSEWMAQIEASRVQITGICLEATATGLQIVLETAAGELPAPVTEIVGNALIAEIPNTVLALPEGDSFEQFEPAEGIALVQVTNEPGDRVRVAITGTDAPPVAEITTSGLMVTVGEAVATTEDDAIQIIVAGEADEGYTPSAATTATRTDTPLRDIPQSIQVIPRQVLEDRNVRTVSEAVETVSGVINASGYFGAPGLRTRIIRGFDQGFSDGAGNLRNGLRDGGFYGLRPIGTVERVEVLKGPPSVLYGALEPGGVVNVITRQPLSDPYYDLTLDIGNNAFYQPEVDLSGPLTADDTLLYRLIAGYQTSDGVQEFVEQDLITVAPSITWNLSDRTRLNVYYEYADFTADASIPSEAPRFSDDDFLPRELYAGYPDFSSLDITTHRLGYTLNHEFSDTWQIRHSFAMSLNDFQDNRAFPLGILDDRVLAGFEAYDLDYTFNNYFAQIDVLGTFETGSISHQLLAGFDFNHYDQDYEGFFNVTDLPPLDIRNPNYDVPEPELLPFLRFDETIQSYGIYLQDQINLSDNLKVLVGGRYDWLSYENEFDDFGALGNTTDEPIQTDGAFSPRIGIVYQPIDAVSLYASYSRSLNQSRGFNTDGDAFDPTRGTQYEVGVRTDFLEGRLSANLALYHLTKTNITTSDSDNPIFTVQTGEARSRGVEFDINGEVLPGWNIIASYAYTNATVTEDNVIPIGNQLVGAPKHQASLWTTYEIQTGALEGLGMGLGLFYVGERQGDRENSFQLDSYLRTDAALYYRSDQFNAAVNIRNLFDIDYAAYSLSRFSVGRGEPFTIVGSIGWEF, encoded by the coding sequence ATGGGATGCATTCGAGGTGTGACTGGGCAGACGCGGCTGGCAAAGGGGGCACGGTGGGTATTGATGGTAGCGCTCTCTGGAAGCGGGTTAGGAATACTGGCGATGTCGGCTCAGGCGGAGACTCCAAGCCGTGAAGGGATGGCGGTATCCAGTCATGAAGATACCCTAACTGTCTTTCCTGATTACCCAGTCACGTCCTTATCCGATGACTCTCCGCCCGACTTTACTCAATACGCGACGACCGTCTCCGAATGGATGGCCCAAATCGAAGCGTCGCGGGTGCAGATTACTGGAATCTGCCTGGAAGCAACGGCGACTGGCTTACAGATTGTGTTAGAAACCGCTGCAGGGGAACTGCCAGCTCCCGTCACTGAAATTGTGGGCAATGCGCTGATTGCCGAAATTCCCAACACGGTGCTGGCCTTACCAGAGGGTGACTCCTTCGAACAGTTTGAACCGGCAGAGGGTATTGCACTGGTGCAGGTGACCAATGAACCGGGCGATCGCGTGCGGGTCGCCATTACGGGTACCGATGCGCCGCCCGTTGCTGAAATTACAACCAGTGGATTGATGGTGACGGTGGGGGAGGCTGTTGCTACCACAGAAGATGACGCGATTCAGATAATCGTAGCGGGGGAAGCGGATGAGGGATATACCCCGTCGGCAGCTACGACGGCAACGCGGACGGACACCCCGTTACGAGATATTCCCCAGTCGATTCAAGTCATACCCAGGCAGGTGTTGGAAGATCGCAATGTCAGAACGGTGAGTGAAGCAGTCGAAACGGTCAGTGGGGTGATTAACGCTTCAGGTTACTTTGGTGCACCTGGCTTAAGAACCCGCATCATCCGAGGCTTTGATCAGGGGTTTAGTGATGGGGCTGGAAACTTGCGCAATGGGTTACGTGATGGTGGTTTCTATGGTTTAAGACCCATTGGAACCGTTGAACGGGTAGAGGTTCTGAAGGGCCCGCCGTCAGTGCTATATGGGGCTTTGGAACCTGGGGGGGTGGTCAACGTGATTACGCGGCAACCCTTGAGTGACCCTTATTACGACCTCACGCTCGATATTGGAAATAATGCGTTCTATCAGCCAGAAGTGGATTTATCGGGGCCTTTGACGGCAGATGACACATTGCTGTATCGATTGATCGCAGGGTATCAAACTTCCGATGGCGTTCAGGAGTTTGTTGAACAAGACCTGATTACGGTTGCACCTTCCATCACTTGGAACTTGAGCGATCGCACTCGCCTGAATGTGTACTACGAATACGCTGACTTTACAGCGGATGCATCGATTCCTAGCGAAGCTCCCCGTTTCAGTGACGATGACTTTCTACCGCGAGAGCTATATGCGGGATATCCCGATTTCAGTTCGCTGGATATCACCACGCACAGGCTGGGCTACACGCTCAACCATGAGTTCAGCGATACCTGGCAGATTCGCCATAGTTTTGCGATGTCGCTCAATGACTTTCAAGACAATCGCGCGTTTCCTTTAGGCATATTGGACGATCGCGTTCTCGCTGGTTTCGAAGCCTATGACCTGGACTATACCTTCAATAACTATTTCGCCCAGATTGATGTGCTAGGAACGTTTGAAACCGGCTCGATTTCCCATCAGCTTTTAGCCGGGTTTGACTTCAATCACTACGATCAAGACTATGAAGGATTTTTCAACGTCACGGATTTACCACCCCTAGATATCCGCAACCCCAACTATGACGTTCCGGAACCAGAACTCCTGCCATTTCTGAGGTTTGATGAAACAATTCAGTCCTACGGTATCTATCTTCAGGATCAAATTAACCTGAGCGATAACTTGAAAGTTTTGGTTGGTGGTCGATACGACTGGCTATCCTATGAAAATGAATTTGATGATTTTGGTGCGCTCGGCAATACAACGGATGAACCCATACAAACAGATGGGGCGTTTAGTCCCCGTATTGGTATCGTGTATCAACCCATTGATGCGGTTTCTTTATATGCCAGCTACAGTCGTTCACTCAATCAAAGTCGGGGTTTCAATACTGACGGCGATGCGTTTGACCCGACAAGAGGAACACAGTATGAAGTGGGTGTCAGAACGGATTTTTTAGAGGGCAGGCTATCGGCAAATTTAGCCCTTTATCACCTCACTAAAACCAATATTACAACCTCTGATTCTGACAATCCGATATTTACGGTTCAGACAGGTGAGGCTCGAAGTCGGGGCGTTGAGTTTGATATTAATGGGGAAGTTTTGCCGGGTTGGAATATTATCGCGTCCTATGCCTACACCAACGCCACTGTTACGGAAGATAACGTCATTCCGATAGGTAATCAACTCGTTGGTGCACCTAAGCATCAAGCCAGTTTATGGACAACTTACGAAATTCAAACGGGTGCCCTCGAAGGGTTAGGGATGGGGTTAGGTCTCTTTTATGTGGGTGAAAGACAGGGCGATCGCGAAAATTCATTCCAATTAGACAGCTACTTACGGACCGATGCGGCTCTGTATTACCGGAGTGATCAGTTTAATGCGGCGGTTAATATCCGCAACCTGTTTGATATTGATTATGCCGCTTACAGCCTGAGTAGATTTTCGGTCGGTCGAGGCGAGCCCTTCACAATTGTGGGATCTATCGGCTGGGAATTTTGA
- a CDS encoding ATP-binding cassette domain-containing protein → MDQNTLKDSLSAPLETRSSPILSVSKIGRNFQDRWIWQDISFELFAGDRLAIVGPSGTGKSLLLRVLAGLDPIQAGQILFQGQSLASLEMPQFRSQVIYLHQQPALLEGSVESNLTQVYNLAIHRNSTYDRPKVLEYLSFLGRSANFLERSVDQLSGGEKQIVACLRALQLSPQVLLLDEPTASLDRTATEQLENLITQWHHTDSSRACMWTSHDPEQIDRVSTQKLTLSRVMT, encoded by the coding sequence ATGGATCAGAACACCTTAAAAGATTCCTTATCGGCACCTTTAGAAACGCGATCCAGCCCGATTTTATCCGTTTCAAAGATTGGACGAAATTTCCAAGACCGCTGGATTTGGCAAGATATTAGCTTCGAGCTTTTTGCCGGCGATCGCCTCGCGATTGTAGGCCCCTCAGGGACGGGTAAGAGTCTGTTACTTCGCGTTTTGGCTGGGCTCGACCCGATCCAGGCGGGGCAAATTCTTTTTCAAGGGCAGTCACTCGCTAGCTTAGAGATGCCTCAATTTCGGTCTCAAGTCATTTATTTGCACCAGCAACCCGCTTTGTTGGAAGGAAGCGTTGAGTCAAACTTGACACAAGTTTATAACCTGGCCATCCACCGCAACAGCACCTATGATCGCCCCAAAGTGCTTGAATATTTGTCATTTTTAGGTCGATCTGCCAACTTTCTAGAACGCTCTGTTGACCAGCTCTCGGGTGGAGAAAAACAAATTGTGGCGTGTTTACGAGCGCTGCAGCTATCTCCTCAAGTTTTATTATTAGATGAACCCACCGCTTCATTAGACAGAACTGCTACTGAGCAGCTAGAAAATTTAATTACTCAGTGGCACCACACGGATTCTTCGAGAGCCTGCATGTGGACAAGTCATGACCCCGAGCAAATAGACCGGGTGAGTACCCAAAAACTAACGTTATCTCGAGTGATGACGTGA
- a CDS encoding MFS transporter, producing MRTFTLIWFGQLVSTIGSYMTEFALILWAWELTGSATALALVGFFAQLPRLPITLFAGVVVDRYSRKQLMILGDSVAALSTVGIGGLYLTGNLQIWHLYLAAALNGGFGQIQSLAYQASISLMVPRAQLTRANSLLSSVHYGSAILGPALAGLLYPLIGLLGILSIDLVTFGGAIAVLLTCSIPQPPSQTGAERERLLSQLTFGFRHVWQQPSLRSLLLITASFWFFHDLGGAVYDPMILARTNGSAQVLASTGAAAGIGGVTGAIILSAWGGPKRRVHGLLAGFIGAGLSKTLFGFGRSPQVWIPAQVCSSLNFPLLGSSENALWMDTIAPTIQGRVFAANSLVVQGVRAIAALMAGPLADRGFEPAMMPGGSLSQLFSYSFGTGSGAGMALLYVCCALAMIAVGIGGCFIPQLKVIEASGSHQ from the coding sequence ATGCGCACCTTTACTTTAATCTGGTTCGGTCAGCTGGTTTCGACCATCGGCAGCTACATGACCGAGTTTGCCCTCATCCTCTGGGCTTGGGAACTAACCGGCTCAGCTACCGCACTAGCCTTGGTAGGCTTCTTCGCTCAACTACCGCGCCTTCCCATAACGCTATTTGCCGGGGTCGTGGTCGATCGCTACAGCCGCAAACAGCTCATGATCCTAGGAGACAGCGTTGCCGCCCTCTCGACCGTTGGCATCGGTGGACTCTACCTCACAGGCAACCTGCAAATCTGGCATCTGTATCTCGCGGCAGCGCTCAATGGTGGCTTTGGGCAAATTCAAAGTTTGGCGTATCAGGCTTCGATATCTCTGATGGTGCCCCGAGCACAGCTTACTCGTGCCAATAGCCTGCTCTCTTCAGTTCACTACGGCTCAGCCATTTTGGGACCTGCCCTAGCTGGGCTGCTGTATCCACTCATTGGGCTGCTAGGCATTTTGAGTATTGATCTAGTGACCTTTGGCGGCGCGATCGCCGTCCTCCTTACCTGTTCAATTCCTCAACCCCCATCCCAAACGGGTGCTGAACGGGAACGGTTGTTATCTCAATTGACCTTTGGCTTTCGCCACGTTTGGCAACAGCCTAGCTTGCGATCGCTCTTGCTCATCACTGCCTCATTTTGGTTTTTCCACGATCTTGGCGGCGCGGTCTACGACCCCATGATTCTGGCCCGCACCAACGGCAGTGCCCAAGTCTTGGCCAGTACTGGAGCCGCCGCTGGCATTGGCGGCGTCACCGGAGCCATTATCTTGAGTGCCTGGGGTGGGCCAAAGCGACGAGTCCATGGCCTCCTGGCTGGATTTATCGGCGCTGGACTGAGCAAAACCCTCTTTGGTTTCGGGCGATCGCCTCAGGTTTGGATTCCAGCCCAGGTCTGTTCCTCTCTGAATTTCCCACTCCTGGGCAGTTCCGAAAACGCCCTCTGGATGGATACCATTGCTCCAACAATTCAGGGACGGGTATTTGCAGCCAATTCGCTTGTGGTGCAGGGTGTGAGGGCGATCGCCGCCTTGATGGCAGGTCCTTTAGCAGATCGAGGGTTTGAGCCAGCGATGATGCCGGGAGGCAGCCTATCCCAACTCTTCAGCTATAGTTTTGGGACTGGCAGTGGAGCCGGGATGGCTTTACTTTATGTCTGCTGCGCGCTGGCCATGATAGCCGTCGGTATTGGTGGGTGTTTTATCCCCCAGCTCAAAGTGATCGAGGCCAGCGGATCTCATCAATAA
- a CDS encoding TonB-dependent siderophore receptor: MMNIQNGVGRRPFAGARCLGLMVVLSGGWAGALALSAEAQEVEVLESPGIIAEDASSGEAIAADSPTTPTETVSESESAAVDSPVISVEDIHRTESAAANPPATTVEEWQAQIAQSRVTITNVRVEATEAGLQVVLETAGGDLTAPATQTVGEALIAEIPNAVLELPEGEPFEQFGPAEGFALVSVTNLPGDRVQISITGTEAVPQAQISTEAGSLVLSVVPGVATATDADDEAIQVVVTGEEAGSDYFVSDAPSTLRTGVDIRDTPSSIQVIPRQVIRDQNATNVRDIVRNASGVNLSSSFANREEQFILRGFDAVQFRNGFREDNLSAFTETELANIERVEVLKGPASILFGRAEPAGIINFVTKQPLREPFYEVGFTAGSFDFYRPTIDFTGPLTADGSVAYRLNAAYESAGSFRDGVNTERFFIAPTLSWEISDDTELTLEFSYLDDTRPRDNGLVVLSDDEVADIPFDTFLGDPDARIDFEEIRTELYLDHRFNDNLSLRSLLRYTTGSEVGPVVDIASGSPSDDDRNFLIGDFRGDVSAETFTIQNDLIAEFETGAIEHTLLFGLEYAYQFGNGDSIRRRGATIDIFNPTTDFTFDEEFSPIVFEQERNSFGIYLQDQITILDNLQLVIGGRFDTFDEETEFNGGLSETSADAFSPRIGIVYRPVEPVSLYASYTRSFTPNGGTNVDGEPFDPERGTGFEVGVKTEIIPGRLFSTLALYDTTLTNVTTADLDNPGFSVQTGEQRSRGVELDVQGEILPGWNIFAGYAYTDAEVTEDNTIPVGSRLRNVPEHNFNLWTKYTIQQGDFAGLGFGAGVFYVSERAGDLDNSFFVDGYTRVDAAISYERDNYRFGLNFQNLFDARFIEGVEERNSVYPGAPFTVLGTVSVEF, encoded by the coding sequence ATGATGAATATTCAAAATGGAGTAGGGCGGCGACCATTTGCTGGGGCACGCTGCCTGGGACTAATGGTTGTCCTGTCGGGCGGCTGGGCGGGGGCTTTGGCGCTATCGGCTGAGGCGCAAGAAGTCGAGGTGTTAGAGAGCCCAGGCATCATAGCAGAGGATGCTAGCAGCGGCGAAGCGATCGCCGCCGACTCGCCAACCACTCCGACAGAAACAGTCAGTGAATCGGAGTCAGCGGCAGTAGACTCGCCCGTGATCTCGGTAGAAGACATTCATCGAACTGAGTCCGCCGCCGCCAACCCACCTGCCACAACGGTAGAGGAATGGCAGGCGCAAATTGCCCAGTCGCGGGTCACGATTACGAACGTGCGGGTAGAAGCAACAGAAGCGGGGCTGCAAGTAGTGTTAGAAACGGCAGGTGGCGACCTGACCGCACCCGCGACTCAGACGGTAGGGGAAGCGTTGATTGCTGAAATTCCCAATGCGGTGCTGGAGTTGCCCGAGGGTGAGCCGTTTGAGCAGTTTGGCCCGGCGGAGGGCTTTGCGCTGGTCAGCGTGACGAACTTGCCCGGTGACCGCGTGCAGATTTCGATTACCGGCACGGAGGCGGTGCCGCAGGCGCAGATTAGTACCGAAGCTGGCAGTTTGGTGCTGAGTGTGGTGCCAGGAGTCGCCACCGCGACCGATGCCGATGATGAAGCGATTCAAGTTGTGGTCACTGGAGAAGAGGCGGGCTCTGACTACTTTGTGTCTGATGCGCCGAGTACGCTGAGAACGGGTGTTGATATTCGCGATACGCCTTCTTCGATTCAGGTGATACCACGGCAGGTGATTAGGGACCAGAACGCGACTAACGTACGTGACATCGTGCGAAATGCCAGTGGTGTTAACCTCTCAAGTTCATTCGCAAATCGCGAAGAACAATTTATTCTTCGGGGTTTTGATGCCGTACAGTTTCGCAATGGCTTTCGCGAAGATAATTTATCTGCTTTTACCGAAACGGAATTAGCTAACATTGAGCGGGTGGAAGTGCTTAAAGGACCCGCATCAATCTTATTTGGACGTGCCGAACCAGCAGGAATTATTAACTTTGTGACCAAACAGCCGTTACGGGAACCGTTTTACGAGGTTGGCTTTACCGCTGGCAGCTTTGATTTTTACCGTCCGACCATAGACTTTACCGGGCCATTGACGGCAGATGGTAGCGTGGCCTATCGCTTAAATGCTGCTTATGAGAGTGCGGGCAGCTTCCGTGACGGCGTCAATACCGAACGATTTTTTATCGCGCCAACGTTGTCTTGGGAAATTAGCGATGATACAGAATTAACTTTAGAGTTTTCTTATTTAGATGACACTCGACCAAGAGATAACGGACTGGTGGTTCTAAGTGACGATGAAGTTGCCGATATTCCCTTTGATACCTTTCTAGGCGATCCCGATGCACGAATTGATTTTGAGGAAATCCGCACCGAACTCTATCTCGATCATCGTTTTAACGACAATCTATCGTTACGTTCACTGCTGCGATATACCACTGGTTCTGAAGTAGGTCCAGTTGTAGATATTGCTTCTGGTTCGCCATCAGATGATGACCGCAATTTTCTCATAGGAGATTTTAGGGGCGATGTGTCTGCTGAAACTTTTACTATTCAAAATGATTTAATTGCTGAGTTTGAAACGGGTGCAATTGAGCATACGCTCTTATTTGGCTTGGAATATGCCTATCAATTTGGGAATGGTGATTCCATAAGAAGACGTGGAGCAACCATTGATATCTTTAACCCTACAACAGACTTTACTTTTGACGAAGAATTTTCACCTATTGTCTTTGAACAAGAGAGAAACTCGTTCGGAATTTACTTACAAGATCAGATTACTATCTTAGACAATCTTCAGCTTGTAATTGGGGGCAGGTTTGATACTTTTGATGAAGAAACTGAGTTTAATGGAGGACTTTCTGAAACCAGTGCAGATGCGTTTTCTCCTCGCATTGGCATTGTTTACCGCCCCGTTGAACCCGTTTCTCTTTATGCCAGCTATACCCGCTCTTTTACTCCTAATGGTGGAACGAATGTCGATGGTGAGCCATTCGACCCCGAACGAGGAACGGGGTTTGAAGTTGGGGTCAAAACCGAGATTATCCCAGGCCGTCTGTTTTCGACGTTGGCCTTGTACGATACGACGCTCACCAATGTGACAACAGCAGATCTCGACAATCCTGGCTTCAGTGTTCAAACAGGAGAACAAAGAAGTCGAGGTGTTGAACTAGATGTTCAAGGAGAAATTTTACCTGGATGGAATATCTTTGCAGGATATGCCTACACCGACGCAGAGGTGACAGAAGACAACACGATTCCTGTAGGTAGCCGTTTGAGAAATGTGCCAGAGCACAATTTTAACCTGTGGACAAAGTACACCATACAACAGGGTGATTTTGCAGGGCTGGGATTTGGTGCTGGTGTATTTTATGTCAGCGAACGAGCCGGAGATTTAGACAATTCTTTTTTTGTTGACGGCTATACTCGCGTGGATGCAGCAATTTCCTACGAACGAGATAACTATCGGTTCGGCCTGAATTTTCAAAATCTCTTCGATGCTCGTTTTATTGAAGGTGTGGAAGAGAGGAATTCAGTTTATCCTGGCGCACCATTTACCGTATTGGGGACAGTTTCGGTGGAGTTTTAA
- a CDS encoding iron-siderophore ABC transporter substrate-binding protein, giving the protein MKYLPNRVRGKFQLFLIGLLVATLIFACQRTSGDLPSNIESSADCRTIEHVLGEVCVPVEPQRIISLEHLTFGDALALGVQPVGTGTAERPIIPEYLGDYYSNQAEFLGSSGPNLEKVVQLTPDLILGIEHVGEPIFQQLSQIAPTTLGDWRGYPSWREHFEFVADVLGKEDEAAQVWDKYDQKVKGVQTALGDQMQDIEVSVIYAWVGAGMTIDAENSFAGSILADVGFRRPESQAAVDTGTIRISEERITDIDGDVLFVSVFDSDSEKVLAEWQQKPLWNQLKAVQSDQVYVVNGDIWRGGNPIAANLVLDELLQILDSDLAT; this is encoded by the coding sequence ATGAAATATTTACCCAACAGGGTTAGGGGCAAGTTTCAACTCTTTTTAATTGGATTGCTAGTCGCAACTCTTATCTTTGCTTGCCAGAGGACGTCAGGTGATTTGCCCTCTAACATAGAATCCTCTGCGGATTGTCGGACGATAGAGCATGTTTTAGGTGAGGTTTGTGTGCCAGTAGAGCCTCAAAGAATAATTAGCCTCGAACATCTGACCTTTGGAGATGCCTTGGCTCTCGGGGTGCAGCCTGTTGGAACAGGAACAGCCGAACGTCCGATAATACCCGAATATCTCGGAGACTATTATTCTAATCAAGCGGAGTTTTTAGGCAGTAGTGGGCCTAACTTAGAAAAAGTAGTCCAGCTCACACCCGACTTGATTTTAGGAATAGAACATGTGGGGGAACCTATTTTTCAACAACTGTCTCAGATTGCGCCGACGACTCTGGGCGACTGGCGTGGGTATCCTTCCTGGCGTGAGCATTTTGAATTTGTTGCCGATGTTTTAGGCAAAGAAGATGAAGCGGCACAAGTGTGGGATAAGTATGACCAGAAAGTAAAAGGCGTTCAAACTGCCTTGGGAGACCAAATGCAAGATATAGAGGTCTCAGTCATTTATGCTTGGGTTGGTGCAGGTATGACGATTGATGCCGAAAACTCATTCGCGGGCAGCATCCTTGCCGATGTTGGTTTTCGTCGTCCCGAAAGCCAGGCAGCAGTGGATACAGGCACGATAAGGATCTCAGAAGAACGTATCACTGACATTGATGGTGATGTTTTATTCGTCAGCGTTTTTGATTCAGATAGCGAGAAGGTGCTGGCTGAGTGGCAACAAAAGCCCCTCTGGAATCAGCTTAAAGCCGTTCAGAGTGATCAAGTATATGTCGTAAACGGCGACATTTGGCGAGGTGGTAACCCCATCGCCGCCAATCTCGTACTGGACGAGCTGCTTCAAATACTTGATTCAGATCTCGCGACTTAG
- a CDS encoding helix-turn-helix transcriptional regulator — protein sequence MTLTLTESAWDELCQQISPLSPSNQPCDDVEVQGGLEGIGHGYSRSLHLLPGLCLSFYEQESQQDWRLEVAAHDHPIQMTVWLTGSVDFDAVHPTLGDACSYFSGSGISPAYVEKYQSGQRLAYVTVELEPELLASYLADGHYCSDIQKQLFQEQDWKVSFYPAVTPAMRSLAHQLWHAPYQGAVKRMYLQAKVFELLAMHLDAIASDTRAIHPHLKPETVSCLHHARDILTRQLENPPSLSELAQQVGVSERTLQRGFRELFGTTAFQYLQTLRMERAEQLLRSREMRVSEVAHAIGYIHLGHFTQAFKRRFGITPKQCQTGALAR from the coding sequence ATGACCTTAACCCTCACTGAATCAGCTTGGGATGAACTGTGTCAGCAGATTTCACCACTATCTCCCTCCAACCAACCGTGCGACGATGTTGAAGTTCAAGGGGGGCTAGAGGGCATCGGTCATGGCTACAGCCGTAGCCTGCATCTGTTACCTGGTCTATGTTTAAGCTTCTATGAGCAAGAATCGCAACAGGATTGGCGATTGGAAGTTGCGGCCCATGACCATCCGATTCAGATGACGGTTTGGTTGACTGGTTCTGTTGACTTTGATGCGGTTCATCCGACCTTAGGGGATGCCTGCAGCTATTTTTCCGGGAGTGGGATTTCGCCGGCCTATGTCGAGAAGTATCAGAGTGGGCAGCGTTTAGCCTATGTGACGGTAGAGCTTGAACCTGAACTGTTGGCGTCATATTTAGCCGATGGGCATTACTGTTCCGATATTCAGAAGCAGTTGTTTCAGGAACAGGATTGGAAGGTTTCGTTTTATCCGGCAGTGACACCTGCGATGCGATCGCTGGCTCACCAACTGTGGCATGCACCCTACCAAGGAGCCGTCAAGCGGATGTACTTGCAGGCCAAAGTGTTTGAGCTATTGGCCATGCACCTGGATGCGATCGCCTCCGACACCAGAGCAATCCATCCTCACTTAAAGCCTGAGACGGTCAGCTGCCTGCACCACGCCAGAGATATTTTGACTCGCCAACTCGAAAACCCTCCCTCACTATCAGAATTGGCCCAACAGGTAGGGGTGAGCGAGCGGACGCTGCAGCGAGGTTTTCGGGAACTGTTTGGCACAACGGCCTTCCAATATTTACAGACACTGCGGATGGAACGGGCAGAACAGTTACTGCGCAGTCGCGAAATGCGGGTATCGGAAGTCGCTCACGCGATCGGGTACATCCATTTAGGCCATTTCACTCAAGCCTTTAAGCGGCGGTTTGGCATCACCCCAAAGCAATGTCAGACGGGTGCGTTAGCGCGCTGA
- a CDS encoding helix-turn-helix transcriptional regulator — protein sequence MEITTHEAYHQQWQDCLAANGAVAHNAHGFDRVSYCRHRYSNDQFWEVKLQSGLHLEWIDDDYHRDLCVKSEHDYNVPLVAKFYLSGEHHVRCPSIPGVPAEYCEAAGQSYFFALPDIEEDEISLANQRVQLLRIYIEPSFFQKLGFDSASLPSLLQRTLEQGDRRSYRFHQSLGNMTPAMKVALQQILQCPYRHETKRLFLESKALELLALQLEQWFVLEQGEKSSGNLKAADIECVHEAADILLKELSHPPSIIALAHRVGLNEHKLKVGFRQVFATTVFGYVRTQRLEQARQLLLAEDVTVTQAALTVGYASQGHFAAAFRKRFGVNPRSLRR from the coding sequence ATGGAGATTACAACTCACGAAGCCTACCACCAGCAGTGGCAGGACTGCTTGGCAGCTAATGGTGCCGTTGCCCACAATGCCCATGGTTTTGACAGGGTTAGCTATTGCCGGCATCGGTACAGTAACGATCAGTTCTGGGAGGTAAAGCTGCAATCAGGGCTCCACTTGGAGTGGATTGATGACGACTATCATCGGGACTTGTGTGTTAAGTCTGAGCACGATTACAACGTGCCGCTGGTGGCTAAGTTTTATCTATCTGGAGAGCATCACGTTCGCTGCCCGAGTATCCCCGGTGTTCCGGCTGAGTACTGTGAGGCTGCAGGACAGAGCTATTTTTTTGCCCTACCGGATATTGAAGAGGATGAGATTAGCCTGGCCAATCAGCGGGTGCAGTTGCTCCGCATATATATCGAACCAAGTTTTTTCCAGAAGTTAGGGTTTGACTCAGCGTCCCTTCCCTCATTGCTGCAACGAACGCTAGAGCAGGGCGATCGCCGCTCCTATCGTTTTCATCAATCGCTCGGGAACATGACGCCCGCGATGAAAGTGGCATTACAGCAGATTTTGCAGTGTCCCTATCGCCACGAAACCAAGCGGCTGTTTTTAGAGAGCAAAGCCTTGGAACTGCTGGCGCTCCAGCTAGAGCAATGGTTCGTCTTGGAGCAGGGTGAAAAGTCTTCTGGTAACCTCAAAGCGGCTGACATCGAGTGTGTACATGAAGCCGCTGACATCTTACTCAAAGAGCTATCGCATCCGCCGTCCATCATTGCGCTGGCCCATCGGGTAGGGCTCAATGAGCACAAGCTTAAGGTCGGGTTTCGGCAGGTGTTTGCAACGACGGTGTTTGGCTATGTCAGAACTCAACGGCTGGAGCAGGCCAGACAGCTTTTATTGGCCGAGGATGTCACGGTTACCCAAGCCGCGCTGACCGTGGGCTATGCCAGTCAAGGACATTTTGCCGCCGCCTTTCGTAAACGGTTTGGCGTGAATCCGCGATCGCTACGCCGGTAA